The following are from one region of the Flavobacteriaceae bacterium UJ101 genome:
- the UNG|UDG gene encoding uracil-DNA glycosylase (Excises uracil residues from the DNA which can arise as a result of misincorporation of dUMP residues by DNA polymerase or due to deamination of cytosine; Belongs to the uracil-DNA glycosylase family.; KEGG: afd:Alfi_0392 uracil-DNA glycosylase), which translates to MEVKIAENWKKLLHTEFEKPYFHSLVQFVKREYHQNTCFPPGKEIFAAFDSCQLEDLKVVILGQDPYHNHNQANGLCFSVREGIPFPPSLQNIFKEVTDDMGSSIPSSGDLTRWANQGVLLLNATLTVRAHQAGSHQNQGWEVFTDSVIETISKEKKDVVFILWGSFAQKKAKLIDAQKHHILKAPHPSPLSSYRGFFGSKHFSKTNAFLKSKGKKEIVW; encoded by the coding sequence ATGGAAGTAAAAATTGCAGAAAATTGGAAAAAATTATTACATACCGAATTTGAAAAGCCTTACTTTCATAGTTTGGTTCAATTTGTAAAACGCGAGTACCATCAAAACACGTGCTTCCCTCCAGGAAAAGAAATTTTTGCAGCTTTTGATTCTTGCCAATTAGAGGACTTAAAAGTGGTTATTTTAGGACAAGATCCTTACCACAACCACAATCAAGCAAATGGATTATGTTTTTCTGTTCGAGAAGGGATTCCTTTTCCTCCTTCTCTTCAAAATATTTTTAAAGAAGTGACCGATGATATGGGATCGTCCATTCCTTCATCAGGAGATCTAACACGATGGGCAAATCAAGGGGTTTTATTATTAAATGCAACTTTAACTGTTCGGGCACATCAGGCCGGTTCACATCAGAACCAAGGATGGGAAGTGTTTACTGATTCTGTAATTGAAACGATTTCTAAAGAAAAAAAAGATGTAGTCTTTATACTTTGGGGAAGTTTTGCACAGAAAAAAGCCAAATTAATTGACGCTCAAAAACATCATATTTTAAAAGCACCCCATCCATCACCACTTTCTTCCTATCGTGGTTTTTTTGGTAGTAAACATTTTAGCAAAACCAATGCTTTTTTAAAAAGCAAAGGGAAGAAAGAAATTGTATGGTAA
- a CDS encoding chaperone protein DnaK (Acts as a chaperone; Belongs to the heat shock protein 70 family.) translates to MSKIIGIDLGTTNSCVAVMEGNEPTVIANAEGKRTTPSIVAFVEGGERKIGDPAKRQAVTNPQKTIYSIKRFMGNKFSESAKEIGRVPYKVVKGDNDTPRVDIDGRLYTPQEISAMVLQKMKKTAEDYLGQEVTGAVITVPAYFNDAQRQATKEAGEIAGLKVERIVNEPTAAALAYGLDKANEDKKIAVYDLGGGTFDISILELGDGVFEVLSTNGDTHLGGDDFDEVIINWLAEEFKAEENMDLREDPMALQRLKEAAEKAKIELSSSSQTEINLPYVTATASGPKHLVKTLTRAKFEQLSDDLVKRSMVPCEAALKDSGLSKSDIDEVILVGGSTRIPKIQEEVEKFFGKTPSKGVNPDEVVALGASIQGGVLTGDVKDVVLLDVTPLSLGIETMGGVLTKLIEANTTIPTKKSEVFSTAADNQPAVSIRVAQGERSMYADNKEIGKFDLTDIPPAPRGVPQIEVTFDIDANGILSVSAKDKGTGKEQSIKIEASSGLSDAEIEKMKKEAEMNADKDREAKEKIDKINAADSMIFQSEKNLKEYGDKLPAEKKQVIEDALAELKTAHTSGDVAAMDAATEKVNNAWNDASQEMYAAMNENGDAGAAQGQPNPEAEATTGGDDVEDVEFEEVK, encoded by the coding sequence ATGAGTAAAATAATAGGAATAGATTTAGGAACAACGAATTCGTGTGTTGCAGTAATGGAAGGAAACGAGCCTACTGTAATTGCGAATGCAGAAGGAAAAAGAACCACACCTTCAATTGTAGCTTTTGTTGAAGGAGGAGAAAGAAAAATAGGAGATCCTGCAAAACGTCAAGCAGTAACAAATCCTCAAAAAACGATTTATTCAATTAAACGTTTCATGGGAAATAAATTCTCTGAATCAGCTAAAGAAATAGGTCGTGTACCTTATAAAGTAGTGAAAGGAGATAACGATACGCCACGAGTAGATATTGACGGTCGTTTATATACGCCTCAAGAAATCTCAGCAATGGTTTTACAAAAAATGAAAAAAACAGCTGAAGATTATTTAGGACAAGAAGTAACAGGTGCTGTAATTACCGTTCCTGCTTATTTTAACGATGCTCAACGTCAAGCAACAAAAGAAGCAGGTGAAATTGCTGGATTAAAAGTAGAGCGTATTGTAAATGAGCCTACAGCAGCAGCATTAGCTTATGGTTTAGATAAAGCAAACGAAGATAAAAAAATAGCTGTATACGATTTAGGAGGAGGTACATTTGATATTTCAATCTTAGAATTAGGAGATGGAGTGTTCGAAGTATTGTCAACGAATGGAGATACACACTTAGGAGGAGACGATTTTGATGAAGTAATCATCAATTGGTTAGCAGAAGAGTTTAAAGCGGAAGAAAACATGGATTTACGTGAAGATCCTATGGCATTACAACGTTTAAAAGAAGCTGCAGAAAAAGCAAAGATTGAATTATCTTCTTCTTCTCAAACAGAAATTAATTTACCGTATGTTACGGCAACCGCTTCAGGACCTAAACACTTAGTAAAAACATTAACACGTGCTAAGTTTGAGCAATTATCAGATGATTTAGTAAAAAGATCAATGGTACCTTGTGAGGCAGCATTAAAAGATTCTGGGTTATCAAAATCGGATATTGATGAAGTAATTTTAGTAGGAGGTTCAACACGTATCCCTAAAATTCAAGAAGAAGTAGAAAAATTCTTTGGTAAAACACCTTCAAAAGGAGTAAATCCTGATGAGGTAGTAGCTTTAGGAGCTTCTATTCAAGGAGGAGTTTTAACAGGTGATGTTAAAGATGTTGTTTTATTAGATGTAACACCACTTTCTTTAGGTATCGAAACAATGGGTGGCGTTTTAACGAAGTTAATTGAAGCCAATACAACGATTCCAACGAAGAAATCAGAAGTATTCTCGACGGCTGCAGATAATCAACCTGCTGTATCCATTCGTGTAGCACAAGGTGAGCGTTCTATGTACGCAGATAATAAGGAGATTGGAAAGTTTGATTTAACGGATATTCCACCAGCTCCAAGAGGAGTTCCCCAAATTGAAGTAACCTTTGATATTGACGCCAACGGTATTTTAAGTGTATCAGCTAAAGATAAAGGAACAGGTAAAGAACAATCGATTAAAATTGAAGCTTCTTCTGGATTAAGCGATGCTGAAATCGAAAAAATGAAGAAAGAAGCTGAAATGAATGCAGATAAAGATCGTGAAGCAAAAGAAAAAATTGATAAAATCAACGCTGCAGACTCTATGATCTTCCAATCAGAGAAGAACTTGAAAGAGTATGGAGATAAATTACCTGCAGAGAAAAAACAAGTAATTGAAGATGCTTTAGCAGAATTGAAAACAGCGCATACTTCAGGTGATGTTGCAGCAATGGATGCTGCTACAGAAAAAGTAAACAATGCTTGGAATGATGCTTCTCAAGAAATGTATGCTGCGATGAATGAGAATGGTGATGCAGGAGCAGCTCAAGGACAACCAAATCCAGAAGCAGAAGCTACAACTGGAGGAGATGATGTTGAAGATGTAGAATTTGAAGAAGTGAAATAA
- the RARS|argS gene encoding arginine--tRNA ligase (Belongs to the class-I aminoacyl-tRNA synthetase family.; KEGG: fco:FCOL_05615 arginyl-tRNA synthetase), whose translation MTIQDTITHHIKTALNNLYHFQTDQVELQPTRKEFEGDITLVIFPYVKQLKKAPDMIAQELGTFLQENVSEITNFNVVKGFLNLVISDAYFIQIFNAIKDQVDYGFSQSDKNEPAIMVEYSSPNTNKPLHLGHIRNNLLGYSVSEILKASGKNVIKTQIINDRGIHICKSMLAWQKFGEGETPESAQMKGDKLVGKYYVIFDKAYKEEMKILEFKIQNSDFSTLTETQKNTVLEIQHDATKTQEEKEEALQKFIKLNAPILLEAQDMLRKWEAGDEEVVALWKTMNAWVYDGFDITYKNLGVDFDFQNYESQTYLLGKDIVEKALQEGILYQKEDGSVWCDLSAEKMDDKLLLRGDGTSVYMTQDLGTAVRRHEDYNIDTLIYTVGNEQNHHFKVLFTILKKLGYDWADKLHHLSYGMVNLADGSRMKSREGTVVDADDLMIEMSKTAEEIALEAGKLDQLSEQEKKDTYNMVGMGALKYFILKVDPKKTIKFDPKETIDFNGNTGPFIQYTHARICSLLRKGKLEEGSFENYTFEPVEKEIFKQITEFPSIIQLAAKTLSPALIANYIYDLVKLYNNFYQNVPIFKEENHEKQQFRLHISQLTGTVIKNGMQLLGIGVPERM comes from the coding sequence ATGACCATTCAAGACACGATTACCCATCATATAAAAACAGCTTTAAACAATTTATACCATTTCCAAACCGATCAAGTAGAATTACAACCTACTCGTAAAGAATTCGAAGGAGATATTACTTTGGTTATTTTTCCTTATGTAAAACAACTTAAGAAAGCTCCTGATATGATCGCACAAGAGTTGGGAACTTTTCTTCAAGAAAATGTGAGTGAAATAACCAATTTTAACGTCGTAAAAGGATTTCTAAACTTGGTTATTTCAGATGCTTATTTTATACAGATTTTTAATGCTATCAAAGATCAAGTAGACTATGGTTTTTCACAATCGGATAAAAATGAGCCGGCTATCATGGTAGAATATTCCTCTCCTAATACCAATAAACCGTTGCATTTAGGTCATATTCGTAATAATTTATTAGGTTATTCGGTTTCAGAAATTTTAAAAGCTTCTGGGAAAAATGTAATCAAAACTCAAATTATCAACGATCGTGGAATTCACATTTGTAAATCGATGCTTGCTTGGCAAAAATTTGGAGAAGGTGAAACGCCAGAATCTGCCCAAATGAAAGGTGATAAATTGGTTGGAAAATACTATGTGATTTTTGATAAAGCTTATAAAGAAGAAATGAAAATTTTAGAATTCAAAATTCAGAATTCAGATTTTTCAACTTTAACGGAAACACAAAAGAATACTGTTCTTGAAATTCAACATGATGCTACGAAAACACAAGAAGAAAAGGAAGAAGCTTTACAAAAATTTATAAAGCTCAATGCCCCTATTTTATTAGAAGCTCAAGATATGCTACGAAAATGGGAAGCGGGTGATGAAGAAGTAGTAGCCTTATGGAAAACCATGAATGCATGGGTTTACGATGGTTTTGATATTACTTACAAGAATTTAGGTGTTGATTTTGATTTTCAAAATTATGAATCACAAACCTATTTATTAGGTAAAGATATCGTAGAAAAAGCCTTACAAGAAGGAATCTTATACCAAAAAGAAGATGGTTCGGTTTGGTGTGATTTAAGTGCTGAAAAAATGGATGATAAACTTCTTCTTCGTGGAGATGGTACTTCGGTTTATATGACACAAGACTTAGGTACCGCCGTAAGACGTCATGAAGATTACAATATTGACACTTTAATTTATACGGTTGGAAATGAACAAAACCATCATTTCAAAGTATTGTTTACTATATTGAAAAAACTAGGTTATGATTGGGCTGACAAGCTACATCATCTTTCTTATGGTATGGTGAATCTTGCAGATGGTTCTCGAATGAAAAGTCGTGAAGGAACCGTTGTAGACGCTGACGATTTGATGATTGAAATGTCCAAAACCGCTGAAGAAATTGCCTTAGAAGCAGGTAAATTAGATCAACTTTCTGAACAAGAAAAGAAAGATACTTACAATATGGTTGGTATGGGCGCTTTGAAATACTTTATTCTAAAAGTAGACCCAAAGAAAACTATTAAATTTGATCCTAAAGAAACCATTGATTTTAATGGAAATACGGGTCCTTTTATTCAATATACACATGCACGAATCTGTTCGCTTTTAAGAAAAGGAAAACTGGAAGAAGGTTCTTTTGAAAACTATACGTTCGAACCAGTTGAAAAGGAAATATTTAAACAAATCACAGAATTTCCATCTATTATTCAATTGGCTGCTAAAACCTTATCTCCTGCTTTAATTGCCAATTATATTTATGACTTGGTAAAATTATACAATAACTTTTACCAAAATGTTCCTATTTTTAAGGAAGAAAATCACGAGAAACAACAATTTCGATTGCATATTTCTCAATTAACAGGAACGGTTATTAAAAACGGAATGCAATTGTTGGGTATTGGGGTTCCTGAAAGAATGTAA
- a CDS encoding DNA helicase (KEGG: tga:TGAM_0975 ATP-dependent DNA helicase RecG), whose translation MKKYLLLYSLLGCYTLLLSQEIEWQKSLGGAQEEYLFDAIPTLDYGYIVAGSSVSSSSGAKELHSYGNLDYWIWKMKENGDLEWEQNLGGTGNDFLRSIRYTSDGGYILGGSSDSLINEVKTDSCRGKQDYWIVKLDPKGEVQWQKTLGGSEDDQLEVIRPLSDNGGYILAGTSSSSNHFEKEEETRGNTDYWIVKLNASGATLWQKTLGGNYADEVKGLEVLPENKGYIVYGYSNSTISGDKETKNKGLGDVWVVRLTSEGEVLWQESYGGKGDDIPTGLQITEEGNYVLLGYSNSNIEEGTDYWLMEFDDLGNIHFEETYNVGTTDIATGLTKNKDHSYLISGYTRTNYKNTNGQESKGIEDYVVIKVDKRGKKQWERQIGGKGSDRLLNTVQTRDGGYLLSGTSNSNANRDKSARSNGLKDYWVVKLKDQSVDVEEIEEDRSIQLYPVPTERYLTVVVPYDFEIGSAHIYDYAGHLLQSQELKSRTEVLDLLALGSGLYIIKIQTEKEEVSKKIVKK comes from the coding sequence ATGAAAAAGTATTTATTATTGTACAGCCTATTAGGCTGTTATACCTTATTATTATCCCAAGAGATCGAGTGGCAGAAGAGCTTGGGAGGAGCTCAAGAAGAGTATTTATTTGATGCCATACCCACCTTAGATTACGGATATATAGTAGCAGGAAGTTCCGTTTCCTCTAGTAGTGGTGCCAAAGAATTACATTCTTATGGTAATTTGGACTATTGGATTTGGAAGATGAAGGAGAATGGCGACTTAGAATGGGAACAAAACCTAGGCGGAACGGGTAATGATTTTTTACGAAGTATTCGCTATACCTCAGATGGGGGTTATATTCTAGGAGGTTCCTCTGATTCCCTTATTAATGAAGTAAAAACCGATTCATGTAGAGGAAAACAAGACTATTGGATTGTAAAGCTAGACCCTAAAGGAGAAGTTCAATGGCAAAAGACCCTAGGTGGATCGGAAGATGATCAGTTGGAAGTGATTCGTCCATTGAGTGATAATGGGGGTTATATTCTAGCAGGAACTTCGAGTTCCTCAAATCACTTTGAAAAAGAAGAAGAAACTCGAGGCAATACGGATTATTGGATTGTAAAGCTAAACGCCTCAGGGGCTACCCTGTGGCAGAAAACCTTAGGAGGGAACTATGCTGATGAAGTAAAGGGTTTAGAAGTATTACCAGAGAACAAAGGCTATATCGTATACGGTTATTCGAATTCTACCATTTCAGGAGACAAAGAAACCAAGAACAAAGGTTTAGGCGATGTTTGGGTAGTGCGTTTAACATCAGAAGGTGAAGTGCTGTGGCAAGAGAGCTATGGAGGAAAAGGGGATGATATCCCGACAGGCTTGCAAATCACAGAAGAAGGGAACTATGTATTATTAGGTTACAGTAATAGTAACATAGAAGAAGGTACGGACTATTGGTTAATGGAATTTGATGATTTAGGCAACATACATTTTGAGGAGACCTACAACGTAGGAACTACAGACATAGCGACAGGACTTACAAAGAACAAAGATCATAGTTATTTAATCAGTGGCTATACCCGAACGAATTATAAGAATACGAATGGTCAGGAGTCTAAAGGAATAGAGGACTATGTGGTAATCAAAGTAGATAAGAGAGGAAAGAAACAGTGGGAAAGGCAGATAGGTGGTAAAGGATCAGATCGTTTACTAAACACGGTACAGACAAGAGATGGTGGATATTTGCTATCCGGAACATCGAATTCAAATGCTAACCGAGACAAGAGTGCTAGGAGTAATGGTTTAAAGGATTATTGGGTGGTGAAGTTAAAAGATCAGTCAGTGGATGTAGAGGAAATAGAAGAAGATCGCAGCATTCAATTGTATCCTGTTCCTACGGAACGTTATCTAACAGTGGTAGTGCCGTATGATTTTGAAATAGGATCAGCCCATATTTATGATTATGCAGGCCATTTATTGCAAAGTCAGGAGTTAAAGAGTAGAACGGAGGTATTGGATTTACTGGCCTTAGGTAGTGGCTTGTATATCATAAAGATTCAAACGGAGAAGGAAGAAGTAAGTAAGAAAATCGTAAAGAAATAA
- a CDS encoding shufflon protein: protein MKTRNILAIAGIALTHIAYSQNIFPKSGNVGIGTTSPKNSLEIYQSSGEASLNLIGNDECLFSTYCDSDISNIQFTNKNTNVKSAIVGVKDSKNVNGMGIDFQIGFNSKGKPTTLSTLYLNSQAQVGIGTKDPLEKLHLNGSIRGNIGTGALRIKSGSGYIDVGAQNTSWAHIYTDRAKFIFNKDIYSITNGFSSYDNDLILRTKGSEKLRITDETGNVGIGTTTPTYKLETRGDIYANGGWLRVSGNSGVFFQTHGGGFQMTDNTWIRTYGNKNFYHNTGVMRTDGTFQVGSGGARMLVKTDGKVGIGTTNPDQLLTVNGNIHAKEVFVDTEGPLADYVFEQYYEGFSDLKPSYEIPTLKEVESYTKAHKHLPGIPTAKEVKEKGLSLGTMSNLLLEKIEELTLYTIDQEKNLERLNQENEILKNRLEKIELLLSNPKVNSYEK from the coding sequence ATGAAAACAAGAAATATTTTAGCAATAGCAGGAATTGCATTAACTCATATCGCATATAGTCAAAACATTTTTCCAAAAAGTGGAAATGTAGGAATTGGGACAACTTCTCCTAAAAATTCTTTAGAAATCTATCAATCCTCTGGAGAAGCTTCACTTAATTTAATTGGTAATGATGAATGTTTATTCAGTACTTATTGTGATTCTGATATTTCCAATATTCAATTTACCAATAAAAACACGAATGTTAAATCGGCTATAGTTGGTGTTAAAGATTCAAAGAATGTAAATGGAATGGGAATAGATTTTCAAATAGGGTTTAATTCAAAAGGAAAACCAACGACATTAAGTACTTTGTATTTAAATTCACAGGCTCAAGTTGGAATTGGAACGAAGGATCCTTTAGAAAAATTACATCTTAATGGAAGTATACGAGGAAATATAGGAACGGGAGCCTTACGAATTAAATCGGGATCAGGGTATATAGATGTAGGAGCGCAAAATACTTCTTGGGCACATATTTATACAGATCGAGCAAAATTTATATTTAATAAAGATATATATAGCATTACTAATGGATTTTCTTCTTATGATAATGATTTAATTTTAAGAACCAAGGGAAGTGAGAAGTTGCGAATTACCGATGAGACAGGAAATGTGGGAATTGGAACAACAACCCCAACTTATAAATTAGAGACTCGAGGTGATATATATGCCAATGGTGGTTGGTTACGCGTATCAGGTAATTCAGGTGTCTTTTTTCAAACCCATGGAGGAGGATTTCAAATGACAGATAATACGTGGATACGAACGTATGGGAATAAGAACTTTTACCATAATACAGGGGTTATGCGAACGGATGGAACCTTTCAAGTAGGATCTGGAGGTGCAAGAATGTTAGTAAAGACGGATGGTAAAGTAGGAATTGGAACAACCAATCCTGATCAATTATTAACGGTTAATGGAAACATTCATGCCAAAGAAGTTTTTGTCGATACAGAAGGTCCTTTAGCAGATTATGTATTTGAACAGTATTATGAAGGCTTTTCTGATTTAAAACCTTCTTATGAAATTCCTACATTAAAAGAGGTTGAGTCTTACACAAAAGCGCATAAACATTTACCAGGTATTCCAACGGCTAAAGAAGTAAAAGAAAAAGGGTTAAGTCTGGGTACTATGTCAAATTTATTATTAGAAAAGATAGAAGAACTAACCCTTTATACCATTGATCAAGAAAAGAATTTAGAAAGACTTAATCAAGAAAATGAAATACTTAAGAATCGTTTAGAAAAAATAGAGTTGTTGTTATCAAATCCAAAAGTTAATTCTTATGAAAAATAA
- a CDS encoding dipeptidyl aminopeptidase BII (Exopeptidase that catalyzes the removal of dipeptide units (NH2-P2-P1-) from the free amino termini of oligopeptides and small proteins (PubMed:24598890, PubMed:8892831, PubMed:24827749). Peptide digestion is sequencial and substrate recognition is non-specific, with the exception that Pro is not suitable as a P1 residue (PubMed:24827749). Removes many residues of bioactive oligopeptides such as angiotensin I and neuromedin N and cleaves also oxidized insulin B chain. Able to hydrolyze an X- Pro bond, an imido bond. No endopeptidase activity (PubMed:8892831). May play a physiological role in feeding (PubMed:24598890); Belongs to the peptidase S46 family.) produces MNRKIIISVLLLLSGSLVYSQKDGGMWQPQKLEANKKEMRKLGAKLKPSEIYNEEKSSLKDAIVHFNRGCTAEIISPEALLLTNHHCGYGQIQAHSTVENDLLKNGFWAKNNKEELKNEKLTATFIVSIKDVTEDVLRGVSSTISAVHRNMLIDNNIRNVQELIKKEPWQDVEIKPFYKGNEYYAFITETFRDVRLVGAPPQSIGKFGSDTDNWMWPRHSGDFALFRIYADQNNRPADYSESNVPYKPKHFLPINVGGIEEGDFTMVFGFPGRTNEYLPASAIKQVKEVINPARIEIRETALNILDKEMRKDDATRIKYASKYARTANYWKKWKGENLGLEKSKAILKKEKYEWDFLKKAEGNTEYVTVLPKMENLYEEIEPYTLAKVYFDEVVNRNSESFKIALKLLELLQVKKYKSNEYEKIKMETEAYLKRFYKDYNGTLDLDVTKALYKLYSKNVPEDLQSKEVPKEFNIEEFKNSIIPTNQVLDLFGKDDNLFAETVYSDPIVQLVNQLVISYYSNSAREYTKIRREIDQLQGVYMKAQKELMDERRFYPDANSTLRVTYGQVQGYQPEKGKRYEPKTYLSGVMKKYIPGDYEFDVSEKLQKLYADKDYGIYADKKGRMPVNFIATNHTTGGNSGSPALDAKGNLIGLNFDRVWEGTMSDLNYDPKICRNIMVDARYILFIIDKYGDAGYLIDEMKLVD; encoded by the coding sequence ATGAATAGAAAAATTATAATCTCAGTTTTACTTTTACTAAGTGGATCATTAGTTTATAGCCAGAAAGATGGCGGAATGTGGCAACCTCAAAAATTGGAAGCCAATAAAAAGGAAATGAGAAAATTAGGGGCAAAGCTTAAACCTTCCGAAATCTATAATGAAGAAAAAAGCTCGTTGAAAGATGCTATTGTTCATTTTAATAGAGGTTGTACAGCAGAAATCATATCTCCAGAAGCATTATTATTAACCAATCATCATTGTGGTTATGGTCAAATACAAGCACATTCAACCGTTGAAAATGATTTACTTAAAAATGGTTTTTGGGCAAAAAATAATAAAGAAGAACTAAAGAACGAAAAGCTAACCGCAACATTCATTGTTTCAATTAAGGATGTTACAGAAGATGTTTTGAGAGGAGTTTCTTCTACAATAAGTGCTGTACATCGAAATATGTTAATTGATAATAACATACGCAATGTACAAGAATTGATAAAAAAAGAACCTTGGCAAGATGTAGAAATCAAACCCTTTTACAAAGGGAATGAATATTATGCTTTTATTACTGAAACTTTTAGAGATGTTCGTTTAGTAGGGGCTCCACCACAAAGTATAGGAAAATTTGGTTCGGATACTGATAACTGGATGTGGCCACGTCATTCAGGTGATTTTGCACTTTTTAGAATATATGCAGATCAAAACAATCGTCCGGCAGATTATTCAGAAAGCAATGTTCCCTATAAACCAAAACATTTTTTACCCATTAATGTTGGTGGTATAGAAGAAGGTGATTTTACTATGGTTTTTGGTTTCCCAGGACGTACAAATGAATATCTACCTGCTAGTGCAATTAAACAAGTAAAGGAAGTTATAAACCCTGCTCGAATAGAAATTAGGGAGACAGCCTTAAATATTTTAGATAAAGAAATGCGTAAAGATGATGCAACACGTATTAAGTATGCATCTAAATATGCAAGAACAGCAAATTATTGGAAAAAATGGAAAGGAGAAAACCTTGGGTTGGAAAAAAGTAAAGCCATTCTTAAAAAAGAGAAATATGAATGGGACTTTCTTAAAAAAGCGGAAGGGAACACAGAGTATGTAACCGTTTTACCTAAAATGGAAAATCTATATGAAGAAATAGAACCGTATACATTAGCAAAAGTATATTTTGATGAAGTAGTAAATCGAAATTCAGAAAGCTTTAAAATTGCTTTAAAATTATTAGAATTATTACAAGTTAAAAAATACAAATCCAATGAGTATGAAAAGATAAAAATGGAAACAGAAGCTTATTTGAAGCGTTTTTATAAAGATTATAATGGAACCTTAGATTTGGATGTGACGAAGGCTTTATACAAATTATATAGTAAAAATGTGCCAGAAGATTTACAATCGAAAGAAGTTCCTAAAGAATTTAATATAGAAGAATTTAAAAATTCAATTATTCCAACAAATCAGGTGTTGGATTTATTTGGAAAAGATGATAATCTTTTTGCCGAAACTGTTTATTCTGATCCTATTGTTCAGTTAGTAAATCAATTAGTTATAAGTTATTATTCAAATAGTGCTAGAGAATATACAAAAATAAGAAGAGAGATCGATCAATTACAAGGTGTATACATGAAAGCCCAAAAAGAATTGATGGATGAGAGAAGATTTTACCCAGATGCTAATTCAACATTACGTGTAACGTATGGACAGGTACAAGGTTATCAACCAGAAAAAGGGAAACGTTATGAACCGAAAACATATTTGTCAGGTGTGATGAAAAAGTACATCCCAGGAGATTATGAATTTGATGTATCAGAAAAACTTCAAAAGTTATATGCAGATAAAGATTATGGTATTTATGCAGATAAAAAAGGTAGAATGCCTGTTAATTTTATAGCTACGAACCATACAACAGGAGGGAATTCAGGTTCTCCAGCATTAGATGCTAAAGGAAATTTAATAGGATTAAACTTTGACCGTGTTTGGGAAGGAACTATGTCCGATTTAAATTATGATCCTAAAATTTGCCGTAATATTATGGTAGATGCCCGTTATATTCTTTTTATAATTGATAAATATGGGGATGCAGGTTATCTGATAGATGAGATGAAGTTAGTAGATTAA